DNA sequence from the Sulfurimonas sp. HSL3-1 genome:
CGATCTCGGTGTAGCCGAAGCCGAGCGCCTGGATGCCGCGGATCATCGTCGCATTCTTGTCAAAGCCCGCTCCCAGGCCGACGGGGTTGGGGAAGGTACGCCCGAAGAGCTCCTGGTTCAGGATCGGGTCGGCGACAAAGTGCTTTTCCTGCCAGGGGTTGAAGAGCGACGGACAGACGTTGGCCATGCGCAGCAGGGTCGCCACGACGTGGTGGGCCGTCTCCGGCTGGAGTTTGAAAAGCCACGGTTTGAGGGATTCGTATGCGATCATCACGTACCTGTTTTTGGCAGGATTATACTTAATAATGATTTACGGTCAGTTAAAGCAGGAAGGTTTGCGCCAGGAACAAGAAGATGAAAAAGCCGAAAACATCGGTCGTCGTCGTCAGGAAAATGGAGGAGGCGACGGCTGGATCGATCCCCAGCCGGTGCAGGCCCAGGGGGATAAGGGTGCCGGCCGTCCCGGCGACGAGCAGGTTCAGAAGCAGCGCGCCGGCGACGATGGCCCCCAGGCGGATATCGCCGAACCAGAGCGAGACGATCAGGGCCGCGACGACGGCGATGGAGAGGCCGTTGGCCAGCACGATCAGCGCTTCGCGTTTTACCGCGGCGGAGACGCCGTCGTATTCAATCTCCCCCAGGGCGATCTTGCGGATCGTGACGGTGAGCGCCTGCATCCCGGCATTGCCGCCGAGGGCGGCGATGATGGGCAGCAGGGCCGCGAGGGCGATGTAGGAGGCGATCGTCGCGTCAAAGAGGTTGATGACGGCGGAGGCCGCCATGATGGCGACGAGGTTGAAGAGCAGCCAGATCAGCCGCTGGTGCGCCGCGCGGGAGACCGAGCTCTCTTCGGCTTCGTCGTCGACCCCGGCCAGACCGTAGGCCTGGTCCGTTTCGATCTGGCGGATCATGTCGTAGATGTCGTCGTACACGATCCGGCCGATCAGTTTGCCTTCGCTGTTGACGACGGCGATGATATTGAGGTCATACTCCTCGAAAAGGCGGACGACATCCGCAATCGGCGAGGCGGGACGGATCGAGAGAGGGGCTTTGCGGTCGCCGCGCTGCAGGATCTCTTCGATGGTCGTTGCGTCGTCGAAAAGGATCAGGTCGGTGAAGTGGAGCGTGCCGAGCAGCAGTCCCTCGTCATTGGTGACAAAAAGTTTGATGATCGGCGCAGCGGGTTCGTTTTGGCGGAAAAGCCGGATCAGAGTCTTCACGTCGCCGACCGTGTCATCGGGGTGGGCGGCCAGGAACTCGCGCTCCATATAGGCCCCGGCCTGGTCCTCTTCGAATTTGGAGAGCTCCAGGACCTCCCGCCGCTCCTCGTGGGCCATCAGCGAGAGGATCTTCTCCGCCAGAGTGGCATCGGCCTGTCGGATATCCTGAATGAGGTCAGTCGCCTCGTCACTCTCGATCGCCTCGGCGGCCCGGGCCAACCGGTGCGGGGGGAGGCGTTCCGCGGCGGCGGCGAATGCGTCGGCAGGGAGCTCGAGGAGCACCTCGCCCAGGTGCTGATGGGTGAGTTTGCTCAGGTTTGAAAAGAAAAGCCCGACATCGTAGCCGCGCAGTTTGACGAGGCTTTTGGCGGTATCGGTGGGGTTGAACCGTTCGTGCCCTCCGGCAATGGCGTGGATGCGGTCGACATGCTTTTTGATCTTCGGCTTCATAAGTTATATCGTAGCAACCCATCCTGAAAAAACGGTGATATGTCCGGGTGTCAGGAAGATGTTCTGTCATGAGGGATTAGAGGGGTGGTGCCTTCGCAGCAGCGCGGCGTCTTTGGAGGCGCTGGTCTGTGCGGGTGTTTCGGTTATCCGAAAAGTTTTTTCATGGTCGCAAAAAAGATTTTGAAGAGGCCTTTGTTCCCGACCAGGTCGTTAATGAATTCGTCGTAGCTTTTCCCTTTCTCTTCGAGGAAACCGCGCAGGTATTTTTCCGAGCCTTCCACACCGCTCTCGTTCTCGATCTCGACCAGTTTTTTGTAGATCGGCTCAATGGTTTTGATGACGTTGTCGGGTGCCGCTTTACGGTAGGCGGTGTAATTGACGATCTCATTGGTGATCTTGTCCGTTTTCGGCTCAAAATCCGTGATGACCCAGTAGTGGCGTCCGTCTTTGGCACGGTTTTTAACAACGGCCAAAATGTTATGCTTGTTTTTGATACGCTCCCACATCATTTTGAAGATGACTTTCGGCATATCCGGATGACGAATCATATTGTGCGGATGGCCGATGAGCTCGCTCTCTTTGTAACCGGAGATTTCGACGAAGTAGTCGTTCCCGTACTCGATGATCCCTTTGGGATCCGTCTTGCTCACAATATATTTTTTCGGGTCGAGATCAATACGATCTTTAACAGAACCTGACATCAAATAACCTTTTTGATAATTTGTACCGTTATTTACGGTTACTGAACTAGTTTAACAATCGTTAAATAAATTCAACGTTAAGCTACTATAATTGTTTCTAATCTGAGACACTAGGTAAAAGTGAGATGTTAATATGAAAAAAAATGATGCATTGCAGATCGTTGCCCAGGCGAAAAAACTCCAAAACGGCGAAATGCAAAAAGTGATGTTAATGGTCAAGAAGATCCCGCTGGACGGGGATGCGGTAGCGACGAGCTACCTGGAGTGCGGGGTCGACAAAACCCTGCGCGAGGACGAAGAGGGGCTCAAAAAGCTGCTGGGGGCGTCGCTGGTCGAAGAGATCGAAACATTGCATAAACAGTGGCACGATGAGTACTATAAGATCTATGAGCTCTACCAGAAAGAGAAGGGGCTGGTCTCAAAGCTTTTCGGCGGCCAGCCGAAGCTCAGCGAACTGGACCAGGAGAAGGCGAACAGTTACAGCAGCGATCTTAAAGAGCTGACGCGGAAGATCATCCACAAACTGGAAGCGGCGGAAGGGCGGCTTAAGCTGCTGCGCGGCTGAGGACGGCGGCATCCGCGGGGAGAGGGGTTACTCCGCCTTTTCCCAGAAGGTTCCCTGGGGGGTGTCCATCAGCTGGATTCCCAGGGCGCTGATCTCGTCGCGGATCGCGTCGGAACGCTCGAAGTCCTTCGCCTGTTTTGCCGCATTGCGCGCCGCGATCAGATTCTCGATTTTCGATTTCGTCTCTTCGTCGATCCCGTGCTGGAAATATTCATAGGGGTTCATCGTCCCGAAACCGAGGAGCGCCTCGACGTAGGCGAGGTCGGCGAGGATACGGCGTTTGAGCCCCTTGTCCTTGGGGTTGGCGTCGAGCCCCTCGTTGGCCGCGGCCACCATCTCATCGAGCAGTGCCAGGGCCTTGGAGATATTGAGATCGTCCCCCAGCGCTTCGAGCAGCGCAGCCTGGAAGGGCGTTTTTTCCTCGACGACTTTCATGCCGAAAAGACGCTTTTTCAGCCGGTAGAGGCGGTCGAGCCGCTTTTTCGAAGCGAGCAGATCCTCTTCGTTGAAGTTGAAGTCGCTGCGGTAGTGGGTGCCGAGGAGGAAGAAGCGCAGCACTTCACCCGGGTAGGCCTGCAGCGCATCTTTGATAAAGAAGCTGTTGCCGAGGCTCTTGCTCATCTTCTCCCCGTCGATCGTCACAAAGCCGTTGTGCATCCAGTAACGTGCCAGTTCATGCCCGGTGGCGCAGCGGGTCTGTGCCGCCTCGTTCTCGTGATGGGGGAAGAGCAGGTCGGCCCCGCCGCCGTGGATGTCGATGGCATACTCCAGGTGGGTACTGAGGTGTTTCTCGATCATTGCCGAACACTCCGTGTGCCACCCCGGGCGCCCCTTGCCGAAGGGCGAATCAAAGGCGACGGAGTCGTCCTGCACCCCTTTCCACAACGCAAAGTCCGCGGCATGGCGCTTCTCGCCGAAGCTTTCGACACGCTGCTGGGTATCGGCCTCGTCCTGGCGGCGGTTGGAGATGCTGAGATACCCGCTGTCGCTTCCCGTATCGAAATAGACGTCGCCGTTGCTCGTCCGGTAGGCGTGGCCGGTGTCAAGCAGTTTCCCGATAAGTTCGAACATCGCCTCGAGGGATTCGGTCGCTTTGGGTTCCAGGGTGGGGCGCTGCACCCCCAGCGCGCTCATATCGCGGTGGTAGGCCTCGGTATAGGTGTCGGTCAGGTCCGTGATGGAGATGCCGGCCTCGCGGGACTTGTTGATGATCTTGTCGTCGATGTCGGTGATGTTGCGGGCATAGGTGACACTGTAGCCTTCGGCCTCAAGCACGCGGCGCAGCAGGTCGAAGACGAGGGCGCTCTTGGCGTGGCCCAGGTGGGCGTCGTCGTAGACGGTCGGGCCGCAGACATAAAGCGACACCTTGCCCGGGATCAGCGGTTCGAAGAGGCGTTTGGTCTTGGTGACACTGTCAAATATATGCATGCAGCAGCTCCTTGAATGCGAGGACGGCCGCGGTGAAGAGTGTCACGGAAAGCACCCACCACAGCCCTTTTTTTGGGCGAATTATAGCAGATACGTGCGCCCGTCCCACGGCCCGCAGCGTGGCGGCGAGGGCGACGCTGCCGCCGAGCGACGACGCCAGTGCCAGTCCGGCGCCGCCGAGGGGGGCGATCAAGGCCAGGGAGAGCACGACGTTCGTCCCCAGGCTCCAGGTCGCGATTCTCGCCGCTTCGCCCTGCCGGCGCTGGGCATAGAGCCAGAGGGAAAAGAGCTTGCCCAGACCGAAGGGGATGAGGCCGATGAGGTACATCTGCAGGATCAGGGCCGTCGCGGCGGTATCGCCGGCGGTGAACGCCCCTCGTTCGAAGAGCAGCTGTGTGATCTCGGGGGCCAGTACGATGCCGCCGACGG
Encoded proteins:
- the cysS gene encoding cysteine--tRNA ligase, which produces MHIFDSVTKTKRLFEPLIPGKVSLYVCGPTVYDDAHLGHAKSALVFDLLRRVLEAEGYSVTYARNITDIDDKIINKSREAGISITDLTDTYTEAYHRDMSALGVQRPTLEPKATESLEAMFELIGKLLDTGHAYRTSNGDVYFDTGSDSGYLSISNRRQDEADTQQRVESFGEKRHAADFALWKGVQDDSVAFDSPFGKGRPGWHTECSAMIEKHLSTHLEYAIDIHGGGADLLFPHHENEAAQTRCATGHELARYWMHNGFVTIDGEKMSKSLGNSFFIKDALQAYPGEVLRFFLLGTHYRSDFNFNEEDLLASKKRLDRLYRLKKRLFGMKVVEEKTPFQAALLEALGDDLNISKALALLDEMVAAANEGLDANPKDKGLKRRILADLAYVEALLGFGTMNPYEYFQHGIDEETKSKIENLIAARNAAKQAKDFERSDAIRDEISALGIQLMDTPQGTFWEKAE
- a CDS encoding PAS domain-containing protein, with amino-acid sequence MSGSVKDRIDLDPKKYIVSKTDPKGIIEYGNDYFVEISGYKESELIGHPHNMIRHPDMPKVIFKMMWERIKNKHNILAVVKNRAKDGRHYWVITDFEPKTDKITNEIVNYTAYRKAAPDNVIKTIEPIYKKLVEIENESGVEGSEKYLRGFLEEKGKSYDEFINDLVGNKGLFKIFFATMKKLFG
- a CDS encoding magnesium transporter; translation: MKPKIKKHVDRIHAIAGGHERFNPTDTAKSLVKLRGYDVGLFFSNLSKLTHQHLGEVLLELPADAFAAAAERLPPHRLARAAEAIESDEATDLIQDIRQADATLAEKILSLMAHEERREVLELSKFEEDQAGAYMEREFLAAHPDDTVGDVKTLIRLFRQNEPAAPIIKLFVTNDEGLLLGTLHFTDLILFDDATTIEEILQRGDRKAPLSIRPASPIADVVRLFEEYDLNIIAVVNSEGKLIGRIVYDDIYDMIRQIETDQAYGLAGVDDEAEESSVSRAAHQRLIWLLFNLVAIMAASAVINLFDATIASYIALAALLPIIAALGGNAGMQALTVTIRKIALGEIEYDGVSAAVKREALIVLANGLSIAVVAALIVSLWFGDIRLGAIVAGALLLNLLVAGTAGTLIPLGLHRLGIDPAVASSIFLTTTTDVFGFFIFLFLAQTFLL